In one Mycobacterium heckeshornense genomic region, the following are encoded:
- a CDS encoding DUF349 domain-containing protein: MTSQEPRRSDSPRPAPRPGPRPGPRPTSRSLLHPVAAAPASDPHRFGRVDDDGTVWLITASGERVIGSWQAGDSEAAFAHFGRRFDDLSTEVALLEERLATGTGDARKIKATASALAEALPTANVLGDVDALAARLTAIREHAESVAAADRARREQHRAAQTARKEALAAEAEELAANSTQWKAAGDRLRAILEEWKTITGVDRKTDDVLWKRYAAAREMFNRRRGSHFAELDRERSGARDAKERLCQRAEELAESTDWSATSAEFRKLLGEWKAAGRAAREVDDALWRRFKAAQDKFFKARNAATAERDAELRANAAAKEALLAEAEKLDTSNHDAARAALRSIAERWDKIGKVPRERSAELERRLRAVEKRVRDATEPGWSDPQAQARAEQFRARAEQFERQAEKAQAAGRSKEADEAKANAQQWREWAEAAADALTRKP, encoded by the coding sequence ATGACCTCTCAGGAGCCTCGCCGCAGCGATTCGCCCCGTCCGGCACCCCGCCCGGGGCCACGTCCCGGGCCCCGACCGACCTCACGATCCTTGCTGCACCCCGTCGCGGCGGCACCTGCCAGCGACCCTCACCGGTTCGGCCGTGTCGACGACGACGGCACGGTGTGGTTGATCACGGCCAGTGGCGAGCGGGTGATCGGATCATGGCAAGCTGGCGACTCCGAAGCCGCGTTCGCGCATTTCGGCCGGCGGTTTGACGACCTGAGCACCGAAGTCGCCTTGCTGGAGGAACGCCTGGCGACCGGCACCGGCGATGCCCGCAAGATCAAAGCCACCGCGTCGGCGCTCGCCGAGGCGTTGCCCACAGCCAATGTGCTCGGCGACGTCGACGCGCTGGCCGCCCGGTTGACCGCGATCCGCGAACACGCCGAGTCCGTCGCCGCCGCTGACCGTGCCCGCCGTGAACAACATCGCGCAGCGCAGACCGCGCGCAAGGAGGCGCTGGCCGCCGAGGCCGAAGAGCTGGCCGCCAATTCGACGCAGTGGAAAGCCGCCGGTGACCGGCTGCGCGCCATCCTCGAGGAGTGGAAAACGATCACCGGGGTGGACCGCAAAACCGACGATGTGCTCTGGAAGCGCTACGCCGCGGCCCGCGAGATGTTCAACCGTCGGCGGGGATCGCATTTCGCCGAGCTGGACCGGGAACGCTCCGGGGCCCGTGACGCCAAGGAGCGGTTGTGTCAGCGCGCCGAAGAACTCGCAGAATCAACGGACTGGAGCGCCACCAGCGCGGAGTTCCGCAAGCTGCTCGGCGAATGGAAGGCGGCCGGACGAGCCGCCCGCGAGGTCGACGACGCGTTGTGGCGGCGCTTCAAGGCTGCCCAGGACAAGTTCTTCAAGGCGCGCAATGCCGCTACCGCTGAGCGCGATGCCGAATTGCGCGCCAACGCCGCCGCCAAAGAGGCGCTGCTTGCTGAGGCCGAAAAGCTGGACACCAGCAACCACGACGCCGCCAGGGCGGCGCTGCGATCGATCGCCGAGCGGTGGGACAAGATCGGCAAGGTGCCGCGGGAGCGCTCCGCTGAGCTGGAGCGGCGGCTGCGAGCGGTGGAGAAGCGGGTGCGCGACGCGACCGAGCCGGGCTGGTCCGACCCGCAAGCGCAGGCCCGGGCCGAGCAGTTCCGCGCCCGCGCCGAGCAATTCGAGCGCCAGGCCGAAAAGGCGCAGGCCGCTGGCCGTAGCAAGGAAGCCGACGAGGCCAAGGCGAACGCTCAGCAGTGGCGCGAGTGGGCCGAGGCCGCCGCCGACGCGCTGACCCGCAAACCCTAA
- a CDS encoding DMT family transporter — MSNTDVATLLALCAALAAAIGSVIRQRSAQLVTDKQVGHLALFGMLLRDVRWWLGGMGDIASYCLIAAALDHGSVMLVTALQVTVILFALPIYARVTGHRITGREWMWAILLAAALAVVVTVGDPTAGDSHGSLQAWIVVAMVMGPALGLCVLGAQIWSDRPAAAVLLAVVSGSSLALFAVLTKGIVDVLEHGAGHLLQTPELYAWVLAALVAMVFQQSAFRAGALTASLPTITVAKPVVATVLGVTVLGESLRADGTEWLVLVVAAVVVMVATVALARGEAATMAAGAGRDAKARDLPAAASQHLSG; from the coding sequence ATGTCGAATACCGATGTTGCGACGCTGCTCGCCTTGTGCGCTGCGCTCGCAGCCGCGATCGGGAGTGTGATCCGTCAGCGGTCCGCGCAACTGGTCACCGATAAGCAGGTCGGCCATTTGGCCCTGTTTGGCATGCTGTTGCGCGACGTCCGGTGGTGGCTGGGCGGAATGGGGGATATTGCCAGTTACTGCCTGATTGCCGCAGCGCTCGACCATGGCTCGGTCATGCTGGTCACGGCGCTGCAGGTCACGGTCATCCTCTTCGCCCTGCCGATTTATGCACGGGTGACTGGCCACCGGATCACGGGCCGGGAGTGGATGTGGGCGATATTGCTGGCCGCGGCGTTGGCGGTGGTCGTGACCGTCGGGGATCCGACGGCCGGTGACTCCCACGGCTCGCTGCAAGCCTGGATCGTTGTGGCGATGGTGATGGGTCCGGCGTTGGGGTTATGTGTTTTGGGCGCCCAGATCTGGTCGGATCGGCCGGCTGCGGCGGTGCTGCTGGCAGTGGTGTCGGGCTCGTCGTTGGCGCTGTTCGCGGTGCTGACCAAGGGCATCGTCGACGTGCTCGAACATGGCGCCGGCCACTTGTTGCAGACGCCGGAGCTGTATGCGTGGGTGCTTGCCGCGCTGGTCGCGATGGTCTTTCAGCAGTCGGCGTTCCGCGCCGGCGCCCTGACCGCCTCGCTGCCCACTATCACGGTGGCAAAGCCGGTGGTGGCCACCGTGCTCGGGGTGACCGTGCTCGGCGAGAGTTTACGTGCCGACGGCACTGAATGGCTTGTGCTCGTCGTCGCCGCCGTCGTGGTGATGGTCGCGACGGTGGCCCTGGCCCGTGGCGAGGCCGCAACCATGGCGGCCGGCGCGGGGCGGGACGCGAAGGCCCGTGACCTGCCAGCGGCAGCGTCGCAACACCTGAGCGGCTAA
- a CDS encoding DMT family transporter, with amino-acid sequence MPKTDIAALLALSAALFIAVGNVIHQRAARQVTDKPVGHVGLFARLLRYPRWWLGSLAGGVGFGLQAAALGLGSVLLVQALLVTALLFALPINARVTHRRMTRREWTWAALLAVAVAIVVTIGHPSAGHARAPITTWAVAIVVIGPALVSCLVVARRCSGPTVAVLLAMASALSWALFAVLTKGVIGVLGDGIAVLLRTPELYGWLLAALGATVWQQSSFRAGALTASLPTLTVCQPLLGSLLGIAMLGEVLRPGQAGWSTLAVAVVVMIAATVALARDEAATLTTGRGGASATHQPAMSPGR; translated from the coding sequence ATGCCGAAGACGGACATCGCCGCGCTGCTGGCCTTAAGCGCGGCGCTGTTCATCGCGGTCGGCAACGTGATCCACCAGCGCGCCGCGCGGCAGGTCACCGACAAGCCGGTCGGCCATGTCGGGTTGTTCGCCAGGCTGCTGCGATACCCCCGCTGGTGGTTGGGAAGTCTTGCGGGTGGCGTCGGTTTCGGGCTGCAGGCCGCGGCGCTGGGCTTGGGATCGGTGCTGTTGGTACAGGCGTTGCTGGTGACGGCGCTTTTGTTCGCGTTGCCGATCAACGCCCGCGTCACCCATCGTCGGATGACCAGGCGGGAATGGACGTGGGCGGCGCTGCTGGCCGTTGCGGTTGCAATCGTGGTGACCATCGGCCATCCGTCGGCCGGTCACGCCCGGGCCCCGATCACAACCTGGGCCGTCGCGATCGTGGTGATCGGCCCGGCGTTGGTGTCGTGCCTGGTGGTGGCCCGGAGGTGTTCCGGCCCTACGGTCGCGGTGCTGCTGGCGATGGCGTCCGCGTTGTCGTGGGCGCTCTTCGCGGTGTTGACCAAGGGGGTCATCGGGGTGCTGGGCGACGGTATTGCAGTGCTACTGCGGACCCCCGAGTTGTACGGCTGGCTGCTGGCCGCGTTGGGGGCGACGGTGTGGCAGCAGTCGTCGTTTCGCGCCGGTGCGCTGACCGCATCGCTGCCAACGCTGACGGTGTGTCAGCCGCTGCTGGGTTCGCTGCTGGGAATCGCCATGCTGGGTGAGGTCCTGCGGCCGGGCCAGGCCGGGTGGTCGACGTTGGCGGTTGCGGTGGTCGTGATGATTGCGGCGACAGTGGCCTTGGCGCGCGACGAGGCGGCCACGCTCACGACCGGCCGGGGCGGCGCATCAGCCACCCATCAGCCCGCGATGTCACCGGGACGTTAG
- a CDS encoding DMT family transporter, with protein MAKVDIAALLALIAALISGAGDVIRQRSAQEITDEPVGHLQLFRMSLRDARWWLGGVAAVASFGLQAVALGLGSVVLVQALQVTALLFALPINARLTRHPVSRREWVWAVLVAAAVAVFVVVGDPTAGVQRGSATAWTVVAAVMGPALALCVVGARICSGPAAAILLALVSASAWALFAVLTKGIVAVLDQGLGPVLRTPELYAWLLAALVGTVFQQSSFRASALTASLPTMTVAEPVVASVLGVAVLGETLQTPGAEIVVLIAAVAVVVVATVALARGEAVTMAAGAERRPVEVAGLGDAISRSVLA; from the coding sequence ATCGCGAAGGTGGATATCGCTGCGCTGCTTGCCCTGATCGCCGCGCTGATATCCGGAGCGGGGGATGTGATCCGCCAGCGGTCTGCGCAGGAGATCACCGACGAGCCCGTCGGGCATCTGCAACTGTTCCGCATGTCGCTTCGCGACGCCCGCTGGTGGCTGGGCGGTGTGGCCGCGGTTGCCAGTTTCGGTTTGCAAGCCGTGGCATTGGGACTGGGGTCGGTGGTGTTGGTGCAGGCGCTGCAAGTGACGGCGTTGCTGTTCGCATTGCCGATCAATGCCAGGCTCACCCGGCATCCGGTCAGCCGCCGGGAGTGGGTGTGGGCGGTGCTGGTAGCTGCGGCGGTCGCGGTTTTTGTCGTCGTGGGTGATCCGACCGCTGGCGTCCAGCGCGGGTCGGCCACGGCGTGGACGGTGGTCGCCGCGGTGATGGGACCGGCGTTGGCGTTGTGTGTCGTGGGGGCGCGGATCTGTTCGGGGCCGGCAGCCGCGATATTGCTGGCGTTGGTGTCGGCGTCGGCGTGGGCGCTGTTTGCGGTGCTGACCAAGGGGATTGTCGCGGTGCTTGACCAGGGGCTGGGACCGGTGCTGCGCACGCCGGAGCTGTATGCCTGGCTGCTGGCGGCGCTGGTCGGCACGGTATTTCAGCAGTCGTCGTTTCGGGCCAGCGCGCTGACCGCCTCGTTGCCGACCATGACGGTGGCCGAGCCGGTGGTCGCATCGGTCCTCGGGGTGGCCGTGCTCGGTGAAACCTTGCAGACCCCCGGTGCGGAGATCGTCGTGCTGATCGCGGCGGTGGCAGTGGTGGTCGTCGCGACGGTGGCGCTGGCGCGCGGCGAGGCCGTCACTATGGCCGCCGGCGCCGAACGGCGCCCGGTTGAGGTTGCCGGACTAGGCGACGCGATCTCGCGCAGCGTGCTTGCGTAG